In Mytilus trossulus isolate FHL-02 chromosome 14, PNRI_Mtr1.1.1.hap1, whole genome shotgun sequence, a genomic segment contains:
- the LOC134696907 gene encoding uncharacterized protein LOC134696907, translating into MQRSLLTSTHYQGFVYKSLTLLNKWLSYNSQISNLSPNLKTFITLLERFLNFNVSLPNDYSEGERREDRQARWTNEMEALARCKIEADKVYRYEEFIDNETEIDNDLLCLFDSIMSSVREFYVDLKQFMVDSKLNRCTEGSYRELCRTFLKTCGLGTSIGTKLMVL; encoded by the exons ATGCAGAGAAGCCTGTTGACATCAACACactaccaaggatttgtatacaaatccttgacaCTACTTAATAAATGGCTGTCCTACAATTCACAAATATCGAATTTGTCACCAAATTTGAAGACATTTATAACACTTCTAGAAcgatttctaaattttaatgtcAGTTTACCAAATGATTATTCTGAAGGTGAACGAAGGGAAGATAGACAAGCCCGATGGACAAATGAAATGGAAGCATTAGCCAGGTGCAAGATCGAGGCAGATAAAGTGTATAGATATGAAGAATTTATTgataatgaaactgaaattgaTAATGATTTATTATG tctGTTTGATAGTATAATGTCATCTGTGAGAGAGTTTTATGTCGACCTGAAACAATTTATGGTAGACAGCAAACTAAATCGCTGTACAGAAGGGTCATATAGAGAACTCTGcagaacatttttaaaaacatgtggACTTGGAACCAG tattggAACAAAACTCATGGTGCTGTAA